The following proteins come from a genomic window of Thiothrix unzii:
- a CDS encoding DMT family transporter, whose protein sequence is MAYFYLTLAIIAEVIATSSLRATEEFTKPIPTLIMVIGYGLAFYFMTLALRTLPLGFTYAVWSGLGIVLISVIGIIFYDERLDLAAALGMGMIIAGVMIIQLFSKIVKH, encoded by the coding sequence ATGGCTTACTTTTACCTTACACTCGCCATTATTGCTGAAGTTATCGCCACCAGTTCACTACGAGCTACCGAAGAATTCACCAAACCGATTCCCACCTTGATTATGGTAATCGGTTACGGGCTGGCATTTTATTTCATGACACTGGCATTACGCACTCTGCCACTGGGGTTCACTTACGCCGTATGGTCGGGCTTAGGCATTGTACTGATCAGCGTTATTGGCATTATTTTTTACGACGAACGCTTGGATTTAGCTGCCGCACTCGGCATGGGCATGATCATTGCTGGAGTCATGATCATCCAATTATTCTCGAAAATCGTGAAACATTGA
- a CDS encoding glycosyltransferase — protein sequence MRILMVSDVYFPRVNGVSTSIQAFRQALQAAGHSVTLIAPDYGQAVEDEAGIIRIASRGVIIDPEDRMMRIRHIHRLTAELQAEHYDIIHIHTPFVAHYAGLKLARKLKLPVVATYHTFFEEYLYNYIPWLPKSWLRYVARRFSRTQCADLDALVVPSTAMKQVLENYGITTPMAVLPTGLDLRMFDSGDGAAFRQHHSLAADRPLLLFVGRVAFEKNIGFLLEVVEQLLPSLPDVLLLITGEGPAEKSLHAQVQRSGLEQNVRFMGYLRRDGDLQACYKAADVFVFASRTETQGLVLLEAMACGTPVVSTAVLGTKDVIGAGIGGLVAPENAASFAAQVKRLMIGKTLHAQKAKEARQYAATWSHTAQAEKLLAFYQDTLNAKRG from the coding sequence ATGCGTATATTGATGGTTTCCGACGTATATTTCCCGCGTGTCAACGGCGTTTCCACCTCGATCCAAGCGTTCCGGCAAGCATTGCAGGCGGCAGGGCACAGTGTCACGTTGATTGCCCCGGATTATGGGCAAGCCGTGGAAGATGAGGCAGGCATTATCCGTATTGCTTCGCGGGGCGTGATTATTGACCCGGAAGACCGCATGATGCGCATCCGCCATATTCATCGTTTGACGGCGGAGTTACAGGCGGAACATTACGACATTATTCACATCCATACCCCGTTTGTGGCGCATTACGCCGGGTTAAAACTTGCCCGTAAACTCAAGCTACCTGTGGTAGCGACTTACCACACGTTTTTCGAGGAATACCTCTACAACTACATTCCTTGGTTGCCGAAGTCGTGGCTGCGTTATGTCGCACGGCGGTTTTCGCGGACGCAATGCGCAGATTTGGATGCCTTGGTAGTGCCGTCCACCGCAATGAAGCAGGTGTTGGAAAATTACGGCATTACCACCCCAATGGCTGTGTTACCGACGGGTCTGGATTTGCGAATGTTTGATAGCGGTGATGGAGCGGCATTTCGTCAACATCACAGTTTGGCTGCGGATCGCCCGTTATTGTTGTTTGTAGGGCGGGTAGCATTTGAGAAAAACATCGGCTTTTTACTGGAAGTTGTTGAGCAATTGTTGCCCTCATTACCGGATGTATTGCTGCTGATTACCGGCGAAGGCCCTGCTGAAAAATCCCTGCACGCTCAGGTTCAGCGGAGTGGCTTGGAGCAGAATGTACGTTTCATGGGCTATTTGCGGCGTGACGGTGATTTGCAAGCCTGTTACAAAGCGGCTGATGTATTTGTCTTTGCTTCGCGGACTGAAACCCAAGGTCTGGTGTTATTAGAGGCAATGGCGTGCGGCACGCCGGTGGTTTCAACGGCGGTACTGGGTACAAAGGATGTGATTGGGGCAGGTATCGGTGGTTTAGTTGCGCCGGAAAATGCCGCGTCGTTTGCAGCACAAGTGAAGCGTTTGATGATAGGTAAGACGTTACATGCGCAAAAAGCCAAGGAGGCTCGTCAGTACGCTGCTACTTGGTCACATACCGCGCAGGCGGAAAAGTTGCTGGCATTTTATCAGGACACATTGAACGCGAAGCGAGGTTGA
- a CDS encoding LysR family transcriptional regulator, whose product MHYYKQTRYKLLRTFCVVAQKENITHAAEQLHISQPTVSLQIQALEREMGEQLLERRGPSVRLTPEGKILYQLVQPIAAGIDGLRESFAANLGKMEKGELNIAAGQSTALYVLPEYLKRFHEAYPGIRINLHNVAGQSGMKMLLEDQVDLAVGPLLQVPEGIIYQPFASFGSILITAQDHPLATHERVTLEDIGPYGLILPPRNMSTWRMVDTVFRQHEVPYTVAMEAGGWEIVKKYVEMGLGVSIVTEVCLTGNEKVKAVPLHDYFPARSYGLIVRRGKFFSPQAKRFIEMFDENFFMPT is encoded by the coding sequence ATGCACTACTACAAGCAGACACGCTATAAGCTGTTACGGACTTTTTGTGTGGTCGCACAAAAAGAAAATATTACCCATGCAGCAGAGCAGTTACACATTAGCCAGCCGACTGTTTCATTGCAAATTCAAGCACTTGAGCGTGAAATGGGTGAGCAGTTATTAGAGCGTCGCGGCCCCAGTGTGCGTTTAACCCCGGAAGGCAAAATACTTTACCAGCTTGTTCAGCCTATCGCCGCCGGAATTGACGGTTTGCGCGAAAGCTTTGCGGCGAATCTGGGCAAAATGGAAAAGGGTGAGTTGAATATTGCAGCGGGGCAATCCACCGCGCTGTATGTATTGCCCGAATACCTAAAACGTTTCCACGAGGCTTACCCCGGTATCCGCATTAACCTGCATAACGTCGCAGGGCAAAGCGGTATGAAAATGTTGCTGGAAGATCAGGTGGATTTAGCCGTGGGGCCGTTGCTGCAAGTGCCAGAAGGTATTATTTATCAGCCATTTGCATCGTTTGGGTCGATTTTGATTACAGCGCAAGATCATCCGTTGGCAACCCATGAGCGGGTAACGTTGGAAGATATTGGCCCTTACGGTTTGATTTTGCCGCCGCGAAATATGAGTACCTGGCGCATGGTGGACACGGTATTCCGCCAGCATGAAGTGCCGTATACGGTGGCAATGGAAGCTGGTGGCTGGGAAATCGTCAAAAAATACGTGGAAATGGGTTTGGGCGTGTCAATTGTCACCGAAGTGTGTCTGACTGGTAACGAAAAAGTCAAAGCCGTGCCGTTACACGACTATTTCCCCGCACGAAGTTACGGCTTGATTGTACGCCGTGGTAAGTTTTTCAGTCCTCAGGCTAAACGGTTCATTGAAATGTTTGATGAAAACTTTTTCATGCCAACGTGA
- a CDS encoding PhoX family protein has protein sequence MSDVHNTSNNLTFEQVLQARLSRRHLLKGGFYLMTASVLGAGLSGCDTAEKTVADVPAQSLALTFKPVAKSVADVLSVPEGYTATVLLATGDPLKAGVTAYKNDGTDHDFNNRAGDHHDGLFYFGLNAAGNGWDASNAQRGLLCINHEVAEDLGFMHPAGATDYGKDSTNQRPTQEIGKEVAAHGVTVVEVTKTATGYRINPENPLNRRITAATLFELAGIAAGSDAMKTAFSPTGQQTRGTVNNCANGYTPWGTYLTCEENWAEYFYRREDDSVRTPKELAGFKRYGIKGDTSGRYNWARAGANDSSDLYRRWNTGVSGATAAEDFRNIANTFGWVVEINPFKPDETPKKRTSLGRFAHEGAWPAPVTAGKPVVFYMGDDSRNEYIYKYVSDALWNEADANGGMAAGDKYLNAGKLYVAQFNADGTGAWLLLAMDNKAITAYPDYAFNDAADLLIHARLAADAVGATKMDRPEWGAINPLNGEVYMTLTNNVSEKNGRGVATPLDAANPRYYNGVKGEKAVAGNLNGHIIRWREASNDHAATQFQWDVYLFGAPASAAVDTNISQLTADNDFSSPDGLWFSAVNPGLLWVQTDDAYYTDTTNCMMLAAIPGQVGDGVSTTLTNKAVATNNGADQDVNTRVGKQPGDNLRRFLVGPKDCEITGMTETPDGKALFINIQHPGENSSETWATDGNMTSHWPDGGNARPRSATVVITRNDGGKIAV, from the coding sequence ATGAGCGACGTACACAACACGTCTAATAATCTGACCTTTGAACAAGTATTACAGGCACGGCTGAGTCGTCGTCACTTACTTAAAGGCGGTTTTTACTTGATGACCGCATCCGTGTTGGGGGCTGGCTTAAGTGGTTGTGATACGGCGGAAAAAACCGTTGCCGACGTTCCAGCACAAAGCTTGGCGTTGACGTTTAAACCTGTCGCGAAAAGTGTTGCTGACGTGCTCAGTGTTCCTGAAGGCTATACCGCAACGGTGTTATTAGCGACAGGTGACCCGCTTAAAGCCGGAGTGACTGCGTATAAAAACGATGGCACAGACCATGATTTTAATAACCGTGCAGGCGACCACCACGATGGCTTGTTTTATTTCGGCTTGAATGCCGCCGGTAACGGTTGGGATGCAAGCAATGCGCAACGGGGCTTGCTGTGTATTAACCATGAAGTTGCGGAAGATTTAGGCTTTATGCATCCGGCAGGGGCGACGGATTATGGTAAAGACAGTACCAATCAACGTCCCACTCAAGAAATTGGTAAAGAAGTGGCAGCTCACGGCGTTACGGTGGTCGAAGTTACTAAAACTGCAACGGGTTATCGGATTAATCCAGAAAATCCGTTGAATCGCCGGATTACTGCCGCAACGCTGTTTGAATTGGCTGGCATTGCAGCCGGTAGTGACGCAATGAAAACCGCATTTTCACCCACGGGTCAACAAACGCGAGGCACGGTTAATAATTGTGCTAATGGTTATACCCCGTGGGGTACTTACCTGACATGTGAAGAAAACTGGGCAGAATATTTCTACCGGCGCGAAGATGACAGCGTGCGTACTCCGAAAGAGTTGGCAGGTTTTAAACGTTACGGTATCAAAGGTGATACCTCCGGGCGTTATAACTGGGCGCGTGCTGGTGCAAATGATAGTTCCGACTTATACCGTCGTTGGAATACAGGGGTTAGCGGTGCGACTGCGGCAGAAGATTTCCGCAATATTGCCAATACGTTTGGCTGGGTAGTCGAAATTAACCCCTTCAAGCCTGATGAAACACCCAAAAAGCGCACATCATTAGGGCGTTTTGCCCACGAAGGTGCGTGGCCTGCGCCAGTAACTGCGGGAAAGCCAGTGGTGTTTTATATGGGGGATGATTCACGCAATGAATATATTTACAAATACGTGTCGGATGCGCTGTGGAACGAAGCTGATGCTAACGGCGGCATGGCTGCGGGCGATAAATATTTGAATGCCGGAAAATTATACGTTGCTCAATTTAACGCTGATGGCACGGGAGCGTGGTTATTGCTGGCAATGGACAATAAAGCGATTACTGCTTACCCCGACTACGCTTTCAATGATGCGGCGGATTTGCTGATTCATGCCCGGCTTGCTGCGGATGCGGTCGGTGCAACTAAAATGGATCGCCCGGAATGGGGCGCGATTAATCCGCTGAACGGCGAGGTTTACATGACCTTGACCAATAATGTTTCTGAGAAAAATGGACGCGGGGTAGCAACACCTTTGGATGCGGCTAATCCACGTTATTACAACGGTGTCAAAGGTGAAAAAGCCGTTGCGGGCAATCTTAACGGACACATTATCCGTTGGCGCGAAGCCAGCAATGATCACGCAGCTACGCAGTTTCAGTGGGATGTTTATTTGTTCGGTGCACCTGCATCCGCTGCTGTGGACACCAATATTTCTCAGTTGACCGCAGATAATGATTTTTCCAGCCCTGATGGTTTGTGGTTTAGCGCGGTAAATCCGGGGCTTTTGTGGGTGCAAACGGATGATGCTTATTACACCGATACCACTAACTGCATGATGTTGGCAGCGATTCCGGGGCAGGTTGGTGACGGCGTGTCAACGACGCTGACCAATAAAGCCGTAGCCACTAATAATGGTGCAGATCAGGACGTGAATACTCGTGTTGGCAAGCAACCGGGCGATAATTTGCGCCGCTTTCTTGTGGGGCCAAAAGATTGTGAAATTACCGGCATGACAGAAACCCCGGATGGCAAAGCACTGTTTATCAACATTCAGCATCCCGGCGAAAATAGCAGCGAAACTTGGGCAACCGATGGCAATATGACCAGCCATTGGCCTGATGGTGGCAACGCCCGCCCACGCTCCGCAACCGTGGTCATTACCCGCAATGATGGCGGTAAAATTGCCGTCTAA
- the ppsR gene encoding posphoenolpyruvate synthetase regulatory kinase/phosphorylase PpsR translates to MSSRRTVFYLSDRTGITVETLGHSLLTQFDGIQWRKVSIPFLDSEEKARETAEQINLMAQLDGCRPLVFSTLINPIVRQHIEAADCAIYDFFDSFIDSMEKELGQPSSHAIGRSHGLHNDASYSKRISAINFAQANDDGISAKNFAEAEIILVGVSRSGKTPTCLYLAMQYGIYAANYPLTEEDMDASGLPKLLHPFRNKLFGLTISAEQLQRIRQERKPNSRYASLSQCQQELEWQQSLYRRENIPYVNTTAISIEEIATTILNRSGLKRQLYGE, encoded by the coding sequence ATGAGCAGTCGGCGGACAGTATTTTACCTATCTGACCGCACCGGGATTACCGTCGAAACACTGGGTCACAGCTTGCTGACCCAGTTCGACGGCATCCAATGGCGCAAAGTTAGCATCCCGTTTCTCGACTCCGAGGAAAAAGCACGGGAAACCGCTGAACAAATCAACCTGATGGCGCAACTGGATGGTTGCCGCCCTCTGGTATTCAGCACCTTAATCAATCCTATTGTGCGTCAGCATATCGAAGCGGCAGATTGCGCGATTTACGACTTTTTCGACAGCTTTATCGACTCGATGGAAAAAGAACTGGGGCAACCCTCTTCCCACGCTATCGGTCGTTCGCACGGGCTGCACAACGATGCGTCCTATTCCAAACGCATTTCCGCGATTAATTTTGCGCAAGCCAATGACGATGGTATCAGTGCGAAAAATTTCGCCGAAGCCGAGATTATTTTGGTGGGCGTATCGCGCTCCGGTAAAACCCCTACGTGTTTGTATCTGGCGATGCAGTACGGCATTTACGCCGCGAACTACCCACTGACGGAAGAAGACATGGATGCATCAGGCTTGCCTAAACTCCTGCATCCTTTCCGCAATAAGTTGTTTGGACTAACCATCAGTGCGGAACAATTGCAGCGTATTCGTCAGGAACGCAAACCTAACAGCCGGTACGCATCCTTGAGCCAATGCCAACAGGAATTGGAGTGGCAGCAAAGTTTGTATCGCCGCGAAAATATTCCCTACGTCAATACCACTGCGATTTCAATTGAAGAGATTGCTACCACTATCTTGAATCGTAGCGGGCTGAAACGGCAGTTGTACGGAGAGTGA
- the queA gene encoding tRNA preQ1(34) S-adenosylmethionine ribosyltransferase-isomerase QueA has protein sequence MQLSDFYYDLPPELIASEPLSERTASRLLQVGADGACRDGKFTDVLELIQPNDLLVFNNTRVIPARLHGQKASGGKVEVLIERVLDAHTALAHVRASKSPKPGTRLRLESAVDAEVVGRQGELFELRFLHEATVLNLLDQYGHVPLPPYIERQDTAADRERYQTVFAQTPGAVAAPTAGLHFDEALLAALRAKGVATAAVTLHVGAGTFQPVRVQDLSQHIMHAEYADVSLETCEAVAACKARGGRVVAVGTTSVRSLESAAQQGTLQPFQADTRLFITPGYRFKVVDAMITNFHLPESTLLMLVSAFSGYDAIMKAYQHAVCRGYRFFSYGDAMFLVPSCNNC, from the coding sequence ATGCAATTAAGTGACTTTTACTACGATCTTCCACCGGAATTGATCGCCTCCGAGCCGTTATCAGAACGCACTGCCAGCCGCTTGCTCCAAGTGGGGGCTGATGGTGCGTGTCGTGACGGGAAATTTACTGACGTGTTAGAGCTGATTCAGCCTAATGATTTGTTGGTGTTTAACAATACGCGCGTTATTCCCGCTCGGCTGCACGGTCAAAAAGCGTCCGGGGGGAAGGTTGAAGTTTTGATCGAACGTGTGTTGGACGCACATACCGCGTTGGCGCATGTTCGTGCCAGTAAGTCGCCCAAACCCGGAACCCGGTTGCGCTTAGAATCAGCAGTGGATGCGGAAGTGGTGGGGCGGCAGGGCGAGTTGTTCGAGCTGCGTTTTTTGCACGAAGCAACGGTATTGAATCTGCTGGATCAATACGGGCATGTGCCGTTGCCACCTTATATTGAGCGGCAAGACACAGCGGCTGACCGCGAACGTTACCAAACCGTATTTGCGCAAACACCGGGGGCAGTGGCAGCACCGACGGCGGGGTTACATTTTGATGAGGCACTTTTAGCAGCATTGCGTGCTAAAGGCGTGGCGACTGCGGCGGTGACATTGCACGTGGGGGCGGGTACGTTTCAGCCTGTGCGGGTGCAAGATTTGTCGCAACACATTATGCACGCCGAATACGCGGATGTTTCCCTGGAAACCTGTGAAGCGGTGGCTGCGTGTAAGGCGCGTGGTGGGCGTGTGGTGGCGGTAGGAACAACTTCGGTGCGTAGTTTGGAAAGTGCTGCGCAACAGGGCACGTTACAGCCGTTTCAAGCGGATACACGCTTATTTATTACCCCCGGTTATCGCTTTAAGGTTGTGGATGCGATGATCACCAATTTTCACTTGCCGGAATCGACATTGTTAATGTTGGTGTCAGCGTTTTCTGGCTATGACGCGATAATGAAAGCTTATCAACATGCCGTTTGTCGAGGTTATCGCTTTTTTAGCTACGGTGATGCTATGTTCCTTGTGCCTTCATGCAACAATTGTTAG
- the ppsA gene encoding phosphoenolpyruvate synthase, giving the protein MADYILWFDQLGMHDVNIVGGKNASLGEMISNLANVGVSVPNGFATTTHAYQDFIRADGLADRINALLNSLDVDDIHALTNAGKTIRGWVMDTPLPEKLLETVREAYDTLAAGSGDTASFAVRSSATAEDLPDASFAGQQETFLNVRGLDNVIAAIKEVFASLYNDRAIAYRVHQHFEHDKVFLSAGVQKMVRSDIGASGVLFTLDTESGFRDAVFVTGAYGLGETVVQGAVNPDEFYVYKPNIEAGRPAILSRRLGSKAIEMVYAASAGDAHNKATLTREVDAARRERFCLSEEQVESLARQAMIIEKHYQRPMDIEWALDGGDGKLYIVQARPETVESRASATIIERYQLKEKSTVVAEGRAIGQKIGQGPARIIMSISQMNEVKEGDVLVTDMTDPDWEPIMKRASAIVTNRGGRTCHAAIIAREMGIPAVVGCGDATQRINAGDEITVSCAEGDTGFIYSGLLPFEVRTADTGNLPDLSVKIMMNVGNPSRAFAFSRLPNAGVGLARLEFIINNTIGIHPKALLEFDNLPADLKAKIGAKIAGYASPVDFYVEKLVEGIATLAAAYAPNKVIVRMSDFKSNEYANLMAGDRYEPHEENPMIGYRGVSRYLSANFRDCFELECRALRKVRNDMGLTNVEIMIPFCRTLEEAQQVTELLATQGIKRGENGLRLIMMCEIPSNAVLAEEFLEYFDGFSIGSNDMTQLTLGLDRDSGLIAHLFDERNPAVKKLLKMAIDACHKQGKYIGICGQGPSDYPDFAVWLHEQGISSLSLNPDTVVDTWLHLASLDGK; this is encoded by the coding sequence ATGGCAGATTACATTCTTTGGTTTGATCAATTGGGGATGCACGATGTTAACATCGTCGGCGGCAAAAACGCCTCCCTTGGGGAAATGATCAGTAACTTGGCAAATGTGGGCGTTAGCGTCCCGAACGGTTTTGCCACAACCACACACGCTTACCAAGATTTTATCCGCGCTGACGGTCTCGCTGACCGCATCAACGCGCTCCTGAACTCCCTCGACGTAGACGACATCCACGCCCTCACTAATGCCGGTAAAACCATCCGTGGTTGGGTCATGGATACACCATTACCCGAAAAATTGTTAGAAACCGTGCGCGAAGCCTACGACACACTCGCAGCGGGTTCAGGTGATACTGCCTCTTTCGCAGTACGTTCTTCCGCCACTGCTGAAGACTTACCGGATGCATCCTTCGCCGGTCAGCAAGAAACTTTCCTCAATGTGCGCGGGCTAGATAATGTTATTGCCGCCATCAAGGAAGTGTTTGCCTCATTGTACAACGACCGTGCGATTGCCTACCGCGTCCACCAGCATTTTGAACATGACAAAGTGTTCCTGTCGGCTGGCGTACAAAAAATGGTACGCAGTGACATCGGCGCAAGCGGCGTATTGTTCACCCTCGACACCGAATCCGGCTTCCGCGATGCGGTATTCGTTACGGGCGCGTATGGCTTGGGCGAAACCGTGGTACAAGGCGCGGTCAACCCCGACGAATTCTACGTTTACAAGCCCAATATTGAAGCGGGTCGCCCGGCGATTTTGTCACGCCGATTGGGTAGCAAAGCGATTGAAATGGTGTATGCAGCCTCGGCTGGCGACGCACACAATAAAGCCACTTTGACTCGTGAAGTCGATGCAGCCCGCCGCGAACGTTTCTGCCTGAGCGAAGAGCAAGTCGAATCTCTCGCCCGCCAAGCCATGATTATCGAAAAGCACTACCAGCGTCCGATGGACATTGAATGGGCACTCGATGGCGGCGACGGCAAGCTCTACATTGTGCAAGCCCGCCCTGAAACCGTCGAAAGCCGCGCTTCTGCCACCATTATCGAACGCTACCAGCTCAAAGAAAAAAGCACAGTGGTTGCCGAAGGCCGCGCTATCGGTCAAAAAATTGGTCAAGGCCCTGCTCGCATCATTATGAGCATCAGCCAGATGAACGAGGTGAAAGAAGGCGACGTATTGGTAACAGACATGACCGACCCCGACTGGGAACCGATCATGAAACGCGCATCCGCCATCGTCACCAATCGCGGCGGACGCACTTGCCACGCGGCAATCATTGCGCGTGAAATGGGCATCCCCGCCGTCGTCGGCTGTGGCGACGCCACCCAGCGCATCAATGCTGGCGACGAAATCACCGTGTCTTGCGCGGAAGGCGACACCGGTTTCATCTACAGCGGCTTGCTGCCGTTTGAAGTGCGCACTGCTGACACCGGCAACCTGCCCGACCTTTCCGTCAAAATCATGATGAACGTGGGCAACCCGTCCCGCGCCTTCGCCTTCTCGCGCCTGCCGAATGCGGGTGTGGGTCTGGCGCGACTGGAATTCATCATTAACAATACCATCGGCATCCACCCGAAAGCCTTGCTGGAATTCGATAACCTGCCTGCGGATCTGAAAGCTAAAATCGGCGCGAAGATCGCCGGTTACGCCAGCCCAGTCGATTTCTACGTGGAAAAACTGGTCGAAGGCATCGCCACTCTTGCTGCTGCCTACGCGCCTAACAAGGTCATCGTGCGCATGTCCGACTTCAAGTCGAACGAATACGCCAACCTGATGGCAGGCGACCGTTACGAGCCGCACGAAGAAAACCCGATGATCGGCTACCGTGGCGTTTCGCGCTATTTGTCTGCCAATTTCCGCGATTGCTTCGAGCTGGAATGCCGTGCGTTGCGCAAAGTCCGCAATGACATGGGCTTAACCAACGTCGAAATCATGATCCCGTTCTGCCGTACCTTGGAAGAAGCGCAGCAAGTCACCGAATTGCTGGCAACCCAAGGCATTAAGCGTGGCGAAAACGGTTTGCGCTTGATTATGATGTGCGAAATTCCTTCCAACGCAGTGCTGGCGGAAGAATTCCTCGAATACTTCGACGGCTTCTCTATCGGTTCCAACGACATGACGCAGTTGACGCTGGGTCTGGATCGCGATTCCGGCTTGATTGCGCACCTGTTCGATGAGCGCAACCCAGCGGTGAAAAAGCTGCTGAAAATGGCGATTGATGCCTGCCACAAGCAAGGTAAGTACATCGGCATTTGTGGGCAAGGGCCATCGGATTACCCCGATTTCGCGGTGTGGTTGCATGAGCAAGGCATTAGCAGCTTGTCGTTGAACCCGGATACCGTGGTGGATACTTGGCTGCACCTTGCCAGTCTGGATGGTAAATAA
- a CDS encoding RMD1 family protein: protein MNNVTLNLQNTVQIRVRAALIGSRIDAKPFRADETLAINPLTVAIPGGGCVVLFRYGVVVFFGMNSEQETQFLERLLPLTNEPRTWPDDELIEVRIDTEQLEGVDAQGCLWLHDTSIQRLQLVAEMLARSSVLSDDEARVAKTFEQIEPLAQNLSKGGHGGRKRHELLSYIGDSLLSQQRMVGRAEVAEKPDLLWERPELEGLYLRLEDEFELRERHLGLERKLQVISNTAETLLDLLQTRQSHRVEWYITILIVVEIGLTLYELFFRGQH from the coding sequence GTGAATAACGTCACCTTGAACTTACAAAATACCGTGCAGATTCGTGTGCGTGCCGCATTAATCGGTAGTCGCATTGACGCAAAACCGTTTCGTGCGGATGAAACGCTTGCCATTAACCCACTGACGGTGGCGATTCCCGGCGGGGGCTGTGTCGTCCTGTTTCGCTATGGGGTGGTAGTATTTTTTGGCATGAACAGTGAGCAAGAAACCCAATTTTTAGAACGACTGTTACCTTTGACCAATGAACCGCGCACTTGGCCTGACGATGAATTGATCGAGGTACGCATTGATACCGAACAGCTCGAAGGTGTGGATGCGCAAGGGTGTTTGTGGTTACACGACACCTCTATTCAACGCTTGCAATTGGTAGCCGAAATGCTGGCGCGTAGCTCCGTGCTATCCGATGATGAAGCGCGGGTGGCGAAAACCTTTGAGCAAATTGAACCGTTGGCACAGAACTTAAGCAAAGGCGGGCACGGTGGGCGTAAACGGCATGAATTACTCAGTTACATTGGTGATTCACTGCTCAGCCAGCAACGCATGGTGGGACGTGCAGAAGTCGCTGAAAAACCGGATTTATTATGGGAACGCCCCGAATTGGAAGGCTTGTATTTGCGTTTAGAGGATGAATTCGAGCTTCGCGAACGCCACCTTGGCCTAGAACGCAAGCTGCAAGTCATTTCTAACACCGCTGAAACCTTGTTAGATTTATTGCAAACTCGGCAAAGCCACCGCGTCGAATGGTATATAACTATCTTGATTGTGGTAGAAATTGGCTTAACACTCTACGAATTATTTTTTCGCGGGCAACATTAA
- the folD gene encoding bifunctional methylenetetrahydrofolate dehydrogenase/methenyltetrahydrofolate cyclohydrolase FolD, whose product MTAQIIDGKKVAAEVRLEVQQRVTARLDSGKRRPGLAVILIGSDPASQVYVSHKRKACEEVGILSRSYDLPPQTTQHELIELINELNRDPLIDGILVQLPLPAHLDASLIIEQINPSKDVDGFHPTNVGRLTLRIPSLRPCTPYGVMRLLDSTGEVYKGRHAVIVGASNIVGRPMALELLLAGATVTVTHRFSGSMTPELVRQADIVVAAAGKPGLVKGEWIKPGATVIDVGINRLENGKLTGDVEFESAAERAAWITPVPGGVGPMTVAMLMQNTLEACEKHSF is encoded by the coding sequence ATGACAGCCCAAATTATTGATGGAAAGAAAGTAGCCGCCGAAGTTCGTCTCGAAGTGCAACAACGGGTTACTGCCCGTCTCGACAGCGGCAAACGTCGCCCCGGCCTCGCTGTCATACTGATTGGTTCCGACCCCGCATCGCAGGTGTATGTCAGCCACAAACGTAAAGCCTGCGAAGAAGTGGGCATTTTGTCGCGCTCTTACGACCTGCCCCCGCAAACCACTCAACACGAACTGATTGAGCTCATCAACGAACTCAATCGTGACCCGTTGATTGACGGCATTTTAGTGCAACTTCCATTGCCAGCGCATTTGGATGCCTCATTAATCATTGAGCAAATCAACCCCAGCAAAGACGTTGACGGTTTTCACCCCACCAACGTTGGGCGACTCACCTTACGCATCCCCAGCCTGCGCCCTTGCACACCTTACGGGGTTATGCGCTTGCTCGATAGTACCGGCGAAGTTTACAAAGGCCGTCATGCGGTCATCGTCGGCGCGTCCAATATCGTCGGTCGTCCAATGGCATTGGAATTACTGCTGGCGGGTGCAACTGTCACCGTCACCCACCGTTTCAGCGGCAGCATGACCCCCGAATTAGTGCGTCAGGCGGATATTGTGGTGGCAGCGGCAGGCAAACCGGGCTTGGTAAAAGGTGAATGGATTAAACCGGGCGCAACCGTCATCGACGTGGGCATCAATCGCTTGGAAAATGGCAAACTGACAGGTGATGTGGAATTTGAAAGTGCTGCTGAACGCGCCGCATGGATTACCCCGGTTCCGGGTGGTGTGGGGCCTATGACCGTCGCGATGTTAATGCAAAACACCTTAGAAGCGTGCGAAAAACATTCATTTTAA